One genomic segment of Pseudonocardia sp. T1-2H includes these proteins:
- the nusA gene encoding transcription termination factor NusA, giving the protein MNVDIAALRAIERDKDIPFDMVIEAIETALITAYRHTDGHQPHARVDIDRKSGLVRVMAQEMAEDGSVAQEWDDTPEGFGRIAATTARQVIVQRLRDAEHERTYGEYSTKEGEIVAGVISRDARANARGVVVVALGQTEGVLPQAEQVPGEKYVHGERIRCYVVGVTRGMRGTQITLSRTHPNLVRKLFALEVPELVDGSVEIMSIAREAGHRSKIAVRSTVSGVNPKGACIGPMGQRVRNVMSELAGEKIDIIDWDEDPATFVGNALSPSKVVSVTVVDAKSRTARVVVPDFQLSLAIGKEGQNARLAARLTGWRIDIRSDADPRNAALTADGEGVDADVEPDADVAEIARPAGTESVG; this is encoded by the coding sequence ATGAACGTCGACATCGCCGCGCTCCGCGCGATCGAGCGCGACAAGGACATCCCGTTCGACATGGTCATCGAGGCCATCGAGACGGCGCTGATCACCGCCTACCGGCACACCGACGGCCACCAGCCGCACGCGCGCGTCGACATCGACCGCAAGTCCGGCCTCGTCCGCGTCATGGCGCAGGAGATGGCCGAGGACGGGTCCGTCGCCCAGGAGTGGGACGACACCCCCGAGGGCTTCGGCCGCATCGCGGCCACCACGGCCCGCCAGGTGATCGTGCAGCGGCTGCGGGACGCCGAGCACGAGCGCACCTACGGCGAGTACTCCACCAAGGAGGGCGAGATCGTCGCCGGGGTGATCTCGCGCGACGCCCGCGCGAACGCCCGCGGCGTGGTCGTCGTGGCCCTGGGGCAGACCGAGGGCGTGCTGCCCCAGGCCGAGCAGGTCCCCGGGGAGAAGTACGTGCACGGCGAGCGCATCCGCTGTTACGTGGTCGGCGTGACGCGCGGAATGCGCGGTACCCAGATCACGTTGTCCCGTACACACCCCAACCTCGTGCGCAAGCTGTTCGCGCTCGAGGTGCCGGAGCTCGTCGACGGCTCCGTGGAGATCATGTCCATCGCCCGCGAGGCCGGCCACCGGTCCAAGATCGCGGTCCGCTCGACCGTGTCCGGGGTCAACCCCAAGGGCGCCTGCATCGGACCGATGGGCCAGCGGGTACGCAACGTGATGAGCGAGCTCGCGGGGGAGAAGATCGACATCATCGACTGGGACGAGGACCCGGCGACGTTCGTCGGGAACGCGCTCTCGCCGTCGAAGGTGGTGTCCGTCACCGTGGTCGACGCCAAGAGCCGCACCGCCCGCGTCGTCGTCCCGGACTTCCAGCTCTCCCTCGCCATCGGCAAGGAGGGGCAGAACGCCCGGCTCGCCGCCCGGCTGACCGGCTGGCGGATCGATATCCGCAGCGACGCCGACCCGCGCAACGCCGCCCTCACCGCGGACGGCGAGGGGGTCGACGCCGACGTGGAGCCGGACGCCGACGTGGCGGAGATCGCGCGGCCGGCGGGGACGGAGTCGGTCGGCTGA
- a CDS encoding YlxR family protein has product MDGTLVPDPRRRLPGRGAWLHPVPECLDRAERRSAFPRALRVPGRLDTAPIRRFLQEGAAGDDGTGSESARGVREAPGPVIHGSKVDPS; this is encoded by the coding sequence GTGGACGGGACCCTGGTCCCGGACCCGCGCCGAAGACTTCCCGGCCGGGGTGCCTGGCTGCACCCCGTGCCGGAGTGTCTGGACCGTGCGGAGCGGAGATCGGCCTTCCCGAGGGCGTTGCGCGTCCCCGGGCGGCTGGACACCGCCCCGATACGGAGGTTCCTGCAGGAAGGCGCTGCAGGGGACGACGGCACGGGATCGGAATCGGCACGAGGGGTTCGGGAAGCGCCCGGACCCGTCATTCACGGAAGCAAGGTCGACCCGTCATGA